One segment of Rosa chinensis cultivar Old Blush chromosome 6, RchiOBHm-V2, whole genome shotgun sequence DNA contains the following:
- the LOC112171470 gene encoding zinc finger MYM-type protein 1-like — protein MSGAQKRKKKQREEALIQSQAGDISKYFTSNKKAKREANQNDHANEQHDQSMNENENENEEAIQLANVNELNDTEVEDPKQLENEEVDVNMIEDVQHEDLNQESCFPLNIDDPGNWDKIDQNIRDFLVERGPKRDDGVELFPKDSSGRHFDSSHYKRLLPNGEKSDRRWLVYSISLDKIFCFCCKLFKTQRNMILIGQLANEGYKDWHNLSRSLRNHEASKEHISCMTSWIELERRLQKNKTIDESLQVEINKEREHWRQVLKRIIAVVQRLAKNNLAFRGDCEKLYVENNGHFLQMIEMIAEFDPIMEEHIRRSQARQIHYTYLGPKIQNELIQMLANDVRTSIVTKVKQAKYFSVILDCTPDASHEEKMSLVIRCVDDSANSAVVEEYWIQFLKVDDTSGHGLFTELKNVLSNLELDIDDIRGQGYDNGSNMRGRHKGVQSRLLEINPRAFYTPCGCHSLNLALCDMANCCPKAMSFFGVIQRIYTLFSSSTKRWKIFKDHVEGLTVKPLSQTRWESHVESVKPIKEQTSQIRDALVDLANTSEDLKTKSEAESLVTHELENFEFLLGMVIWYQLLYAINTVSKCLQAENMDIDAALKELNGLILFLEEYRESGLDMAMDEAKQMASELGIEAVFREKLIIRRKKQFDDSGSDEVMQSSEESFRVNYFLFIIDQARSSLQTRFEQFQKYEEIFGFLFSLERLKSADDHSLTMSCDNLENSLTHNGHSDIDGYDLFLELKILKCSLPRETKRAIDVLNYLKKMDGCFPNAYVAYRILLTIPVTVASAERSFSKLKLIKTYLRSTMSQERLNGLAMLSIEKKVVEKLDYANLITTFASKTARRVVFK, from the coding sequence ATGTCTGGAgctcaaaaaagaaagaagaaacagagggAAGAAGCATTAATTCAAAGTCAAGCTGGAGATATTAGTAAGTACTTTACTAGCAATAAAAAAGCGAAGAGGGAAGCGAATCAGAATGACCATGCCAATGAACAACATGATCAATCTAtgaatgagaatgagaatgagaatgaaGAAGCGATTCAACTTGCCAATGTGAATGAATTAAATGATACCGAGGTTGAAGACCCGAAGCAGCTTGAGAATGAGGAAGTTGATGTCAATATGATTGAAGATGTTCAACATGAAGATTTAAATCAAGAGAGCTGCTTTCCTTTGAATATTGATGATCCAGGAAATTGGGataaaattgatcaaaatattAGGGACTTCTTAGTTGAAAGGGGTCCAAAAAGAGATGATGGTGTCGAGTTGTTTCCCAAAGATAGTTCTGGTAGACATTTTGATTCATCACATTATAAGCGGTTGTTGCCAAATGGGGAGAAAAGTGATAGAAGATGGCTAGTATATTCTATTTCTTTAGACAAgattttttgcttttgttgcaAATTGTTCAAGACACAAAGAAATATGATTTTAATTGGCCAATTGGCTAATGAAGGATACAAAGATTGGCATAATTTGTCTCGGAGTCTTAGAAATCATGAAGCTAGTAAGGAGCATATTAGTTGTATGACAAGTTGGATTGAATTGGAAAGAAGGCTGCAAAAAAATAAGACAATTGATGAAAGCTTGCAAGTAGAAATCAACAAAGAAAGAGAACATTGGAGACAAGTGTTAAAGAGGATAATCGCTGTGGTGCAAAGACTAGCCAAAAATAACTTGGCATTTCGAGGAGATTGTGAGAAGCTTTATGTTGAAAACAATGGCCACTTTTTGCAAATGATTGAAATGATTGCTGAGTTTGATCCAATAATGGAAGAGCACATTCGGCGTAGTCAAGCACGTCAGATTCATTATACATATCTTGGTCCCAAAATTCAAAATGAATTGATACAAATGTTGGCAAATGACGTGAGAACTTCAATTGTTACAAAAGTTAAACAAGCAAAATATTTTTCAGTCATACTGGATTGTACTCCAGATGCGAGTCACGAGGAGAAAATGTCTCTTGTGATAAGATGCGTGGATGATTCAGCAAACTCTGCAGTGGTAGAAGAATATTGGATACAATTTTTGAAGGTAGATGACACATCAGGGCATGGACTTTTTACCGAGCTTAAAAATGTGTTAAGCAATCTTGAACTTGATATTGATGATATAAGAGGTCAAGGGTATGACAACGGATCTAATATGAGAGGGAGACACAAAGGTGTACAGAGCAGGTTACTTGAAATAAATCCTAGAGCTTTTTATACTCCATGTGGTTGTCATAGTCTTAATCTGGCATTATGTGATATGGCGAATTGTTGTCCTAAAGCTATGTCATTTTTTGGAGTGATACAACGCATCTACACATTGTTCTCTTCTTCTACCAAGcgttggaagattttcaaagatcATGTGGAAGGTTTGACAGTTAAGCCATTGTCACAAACACGTTGGGAAAGTCATGTCGAAAGTGTCAAACCTATAAAAGAGCAGACTTCGCAAATAAGAGATGCTTTAGTTGACTTGGCAAATACTAGTGAAGATCTGAAAACAAAGAGTGAAGCTGAGTCTTTAGTAACACATGAACTTGAGAACTTTGAGTTTTTGCTTGGCATGGTAATTTGGTATCAGTTGTTATATGCAATCAACACTGTGAGTAAATGTCTTCAAGCTGAAAATATGGATATTGATGCTGCTCTTAAAGAATTAAATGGACTTATTTTGTTTCTTGAAGAGTATAGAGAATCCGGGCTTGATATGGCCATGGATGAAGCTAAACAAATGGCAAGTGAATTGGGAATTGAAGCTGTATTCCGCGAAAAACTCATCATTCGAAGAAAGAAGCAATTTGATGACAGTGGCAGTGATGAGGTAATGCAATCATCTGAAGAATCTTTTAGAGTTAATTACTTCCTCTTTATAATTGATCAAGCCCGTTCTTCACTTCAAACTCGGTTCGAACAATttcaaaaatatgaagaaatttttgggtttttgtttagtTTGGAGAGGTTAAAGTCTGCTGATGATCATAGTTTAACGATGTCATGTGACAATCTTGAGAATTCTTTAACACATAATGGCCATTCAGATATTGATGGatatgatttatttttggaGTTAAAAATCTTGAAATGCTCTTTaccaagagaaacaaaaagagcAATTGATGTGCTGAATTATTTGAAGAAGATGGATGGTTGTTTTCCGAATGCTTATGTTGCTTATAGAATCTTGCTGACTATACCAGTTACAGTTGCATCTGCAGAGAGAAGCTTCTCCAAGTTGAAGTTAATCAAGACTTATCTTCGATCAACTATGTCACAAGAAAGATTGAATGGATTGGCTATGTTATCAATTGAGAAAAAAGTGGTTGAAAAACTTGATTATGCAAACTTAATTACTACGTTTGCCTCCAAAACTGCGAGGCGAGTGGTATTTAAGTAA